In Hippoglossus stenolepis isolate QCI-W04-F060 chromosome 20, HSTE1.2, whole genome shotgun sequence, the following are encoded in one genomic region:
- the LOC118099275 gene encoding sterile alpha motif domain-containing protein 12 has protein sequence MDLSKRVSLWTVEDVLEWVQEQCPAHVNTLQKAIIKHSISGRALLRLKEHHLELLGVEAEEQQQEILQDLLLLRVQEEINELTDICSDCFSS, from the exons ATGGACCTGTCAAAGCGAGTGTCGTTATGGACGGTGGAGGACGTGTTGGAGTGGGTGCAGGAGCAGTGTCCAGCCCATGTGAACACGCTGCAGAAAGCCATCATCAAACACTCTATCTCAG GCCGAGCGTTGCTGAGATTAAAGGAGCATCACCTGGAGCTTCTCGGGGTGGAAGccgaggagcagcagcaggagatcctgcaggacctcctcctcctccgagtTCAGGAGGAAATCAATGAACTCACTGACATCTGCTCTG aCTGTTTCTCTTCGTAG